CTCCGAAACGCATCAAGGCTATGTCTGCGCGAACGCGGGCGTGGACAGTTCAAACGTACCCGCCGGATTTCTCTCGCTGTTGCCTGTTGATCCGGACGCTTCGGCCAAGCGGCTGCGCGAAGAGATTCGCATGCATTCGGGACGCGACGTGGCCGTTATTATCTCGGATACATTTGGGCGCCCGTGGCGTGAGGGTCTGACGAATGTTGCGCTGGGCGTCGCGGGGCTCGCGCCGCTACAGGATTATCGAGGGCAGAAGGACGAGCAGGGCCACACGCTTTCCGCGACGGTCATCGCCACCGCGGACGAACTGGCCGCCGCCGCTGAGTTGCTGATGGGCAAGACGGCTCGCCGCCCCGCCGTGGTCATCCGTAATTTCCCCACGCAGGCAGCGCCGGGCGGCGCTGCAGGAAAAGGGTCGGATATAGTTCGCCCGCGCGAAAAAGATTTGTTTCGTTAACGAATTCACTGTGACGCGCGCGGCACTGTGGAACAACTAAACCAATATGATCACAGTTCTTGCTGGCGGCGTGGGTGCCGCGAAGTTTCTCGAAGGTCTGGCGGCAATTGTTCCGCAGGAGGAGATCACCGTCATCGTTAATACCGGTGACGACGCGATTTTCCACGGCCTCCACGTCAGTCCCGACATCGACACCATCATCTACACGCTGGCCGGACTGAACGACCGCGAGCGCGGCTGGGGGCTGCTCGACGAGACATACAGTTGCCTGCAAGAGCTGACCGCGCTGGGCGAAGAAACCTGGTTCACCCTAGGCGACCGCGACTTCGCCACGCACCTCTATCGCGCGCGGCGGCTGCGCGAGGGCGCGCTGCTCAGCGAAGTAACCAGCGAGCTCACGCAACTGCGCAACCTGAAGCTGAAGATTCTTCCCATGACCGACGACCCCGCGCCCACCGTGCT
The nucleotide sequence above comes from Acidobacteriota bacterium. Encoded proteins:
- the cofE gene encoding coenzyme F420-0:L-glutamate ligase; its protein translation is MNSGFSIPERIELFAVPGLGEIAPGDALGAMVCAAMAQAGLSFSNSDVLVVAQKIVSKAEGRLVELASVIPSPFAVSLSESLDATPAKDPRAIEVVLRESRRIVRMDAGLIISETHQGYVCANAGVDSSNVPAGFLSLLPVDPDASAKRLREEIRMHSGRDVAVIISDTFGRPWREGLTNVALGVAGLAPLQDYRGQKDEQGHTLSATVIATADELAAAAELLMGKTARRPAVVIRNFPTQAAPGGAAGKGSDIVRPREKDLFR